GGTGTGGAAGTTCGACGACGTGTCCGATCACCGATTCCTCGTCGCCCGAGAGGACACGAACGCACTCCCGGCCGGCGACCGCGCCGGCTAATCGTGCCGCGCTTCGGTCTCCCGTCGGTTGGGCTGTCGTCGTTCCCTCCGCTACGTTCGAGGCGACGCGGTGGCGGAGACAGTCGAAACAGCCGGTGGCGGCGGCGAATCCCGAAACCGCTGCGTCGACCGCCGCGAGCGACTGACCGCCGACGCCGCCGATCTCGACGGCGATCCACGGGGTTCCGCCCGCTCGAGCGGCCTCGTTCGCCCGGTCGAAAGTGGCCGAGCCGGCGACGTCGCTCACGATCGCGAACCGGGCGTCCGCGATCTCGTCGGCACTGGCGTTGACGACCGAAACGTCGACGTCTCCGAGCGCGGCGACGACGGCCGCACGGACCGGATCGTCGCCGACGACGTGAATATCCATACGCGAACAGTCACAGGCCGGCGTCAAAAACGCCGCGCTCGGCGGCCGTTTCGTGGGCGACCTCAAGCCGTCGAATCGGGAGCCGTCGACCCGACATCTGCAGGCCGCCACGGTTTATCGCTGGTCAACGTTGCTAGCGTAGATTCATGGCTTCAACACGAGCGCAGGCCGACCGAACGGAACTGCTGAAGAACGCGGGCGTCGTCACGACGGCGATCGACGGCATCATGGAACTCGCGAAGGGCCGCCGGAAGAGCGGACTGCTGTTGCTCGGCGCCGCCGCCCTCTCGTCGCGAATTCCGGGGCTCGGAACGGCCGCGTCCGTACTCTTGCGAGCGTACCGACGGCTCCGATAACGAGTCTCGTCGTCGGCCGCCGGAATTGACGGCCGCCGGAGAATCGAACCGAACTACTCGTCGTCCCGAAGCCGTTCGAGGACTTCTTCCGCATTTTCGACGGCCTGTTCTTTCTTCGCCGGGTAGGCTTCGACCTTTCCGCGGAAGGTGATGCCCTCGCCCAGTCGAACGTCGCCTGCGAAGGCCCCCTGCTTGTCGAGTCGCAAGAAGAGTTCGGTGTTCTCGGTGACTCGCTCGTCGAGTTCGTCGATCAGGTCGTCGAACGACTCGAGGTCGGCCAGCCGCGAGAGCACGTGGCGGACTTCGTCCGCCCGCTCGACGCGCGCTGAGAGGACGAGAATGCGGTCGCCGAAGTGGCCCTCGCTCTCGGCGCGCTCGATCTCGAACTCCTCGGGGAGGAAGGTTCTGAGCGCCTCTTCGACGCGTTTCTCGTCCTCCGTGGCGTAACAGAACGTGCGTAGGTCGACGTAGTGAAGCGGGATCTGTGGCATCTGGGTCCGTCCGTGATATGGGTCGTTCGAGCGGGTGGGTCGTCGCTAGTCGCTCGCTTACTCTTCGTCTTCGTCCGCGTCGTCGTCCTCGTCGGCTTCCTCGAGGGCGTCTTCGGGGACACCGGTCTCCTGGCCGTCTTCGAAGCTGATCGTGTAGGTGACGTCGCCGAACATCGACTCCATCGTCTGTGTGATGGTGCCGGTCTCTCCGTCGAACTCGCTGTGCTCGTCGTGCAGGACGACGTTGTCGTCTTCGTCGAAGCTCATGACCCTGAGTTCCCCGGCGTCGCGTAAAAAGGGACTGATTCGCGGCAACCTCGTCCGTTGATCGTTCGGTCCCGCGCTACAGTTGCTCCGTCGAGTCCGTAGCCCGCCGCTCGCGCCACCACTCGAATCCGAACCCGACGAAGACGGCGATAGCTCCTGATCCGCCGAGGAATGGCACCCAGTAGACCCAGAGATCGAATCGCGGCGCGACGGCGTTACCGATCGCGGTTCCGACGCCGTAGAGCAGATACCCGGGCAGCGCGAGCGGCGAGAAGAGCCGCGTCTCGAGCCAGCCCAGTCCGAACGGCACGACGAGCAACGTGAACGTCGCGAGCGTCGCCGGACTCGTCGCGACCCGGCGAGGCGAGACCGGCAGTCGACGACGGACGGCGCGGAGGGCGGTCGTCCGCCTGTCGCTGGTGGTCACGCGTCACCCCCGACCGCGAGCAGGCCGTGGAGTTCGAGGACATGGGCGGTCGCCAGTCGCGTCAGCTGGACTTTTGTCTCCCGGTCGAACATGAACTCCGTCGTCTCGAAGAGGTAGGCGCTGGCCTCGAGGTCTCGAGCCGCCTTTTGGAAGAGCAACGGTCCCGAACTCCCGCTTTCTCGGGCCGTAAACCGGTGGAACGGCAGGTACCACGGCACGGCGTCGTCGTCGAGCCGGTCGGCGAGGTCGTCGCCGCGGGCGTCCGGCGAGTGAAAGATCGCCTGCCCGACGTACTCCCGGTGGAGGCCGTAGATCCCGAGCGATCGGTGGAGGTCGAGGACGACATCGGGCTCGTAGCGCTCGACGGCATCCCAGATCCCGCGTGCGAGGTCGGTCGTCGGCTCGCCATCGGCCGGGAACTGTCGGTTCAGATCGCCATCAATACCCTCCCGTTCGTCGTTCTCGACGGCCACGCGGTCGGTCTCGGGGACCACGACGAGCGTTCCCGCGTTGGGGTGCCAGTCGGTGATCTCGCGAGCGACCTCGATCCCGCTTCGCTCGTCGCCGTGGACGCCGCCGAAGACCATTGCCGTCGGTCCCTCCTCCGGCGCGTCGATCTCGAACAGCGACGTCTCGTGGACGGTGTCAGGGAGTATCGTCTCGGTAGTGATACTGGCTTCACCCGCGTCGCCGGGCTGGCGGGCCGCCTCGAGCAGCGACTCGTTGCCCGACGGTCGGCTCACGGCTCCCGTCGCGGCGATAACGGTGAGCATGGTTCCGGCGCCGGCCACGAACGTCCGACGTCTCATCGGATGCGGGTAGACCGTACACCCTCAAGCACTTTCTCATCGACATGGGCTGGAACCTCGGGGAACATTCGCCCGCGAGTAGTTCGGCGTCGATCACGAAGGGGTAGCTATCGAGTGGCTGCGGCGACGACCATACGGGGCGAATTTACGGAAGTTACTGGTTGAAATTCACACTCTTCGCGTGAGATACGTTTTCCAGTCATATCCGTAGAGAGCGCAGTCTCCTCGGACGTTGGTTCTGATCAAAAATGTCGAGTCAAGTATATCTGTGCGTGTAGTCCCGTACTCAGGTTTCAGGATCCAGACGAGTCACCACCGCTTGAGATCGTCGTCTGGTCCACGTTAGCAACGTTCTGTTGACCAACGTTCTGGCTCTGGGAAACAGAGCTACTGGACTTCTTCCGAGAACTCGATGTTGCTTTGCCCTGCTGGACGTTGCTGTTCTGTTGGTTTACCTCAGTACTACTTACTGCGTTGCTATCACCGCCATCGGCTTTCTTCTCGTCGTCGTCATCCTCGTCTTCTTCTTCTTCTTCCTCTTCCTCTTCCTCGTCTTCTTCTTCCTCGTCTTCCTCTTCCTCTTCCTCGTCTTCTTCTTCCTCGTCTTCCTCGTCCTCTTCCTCGTCCTCTTCCTCGTCTTCCTTGTCCTCTTCCTCGTCCTCTTCCTCGTCTTCTTCCTCCTCGTCTTCTTCCTCCTCTTCCTCCTCGTCTTCTTCCTCCTCGTCTTCTTCCTCCTCTTCCTCCTCGTCTTCTTCCTCCTCTTCCTCCTCGTCTTCTTCCTCTTCCACCTCCTCCTCGTCTTTCTCTACACAGAACGTGATATTGCTGATCGCTGCTCGAGTCCCGCCACCAGTTGTGAGGTCGGATTCGTACTCGCCATCTGTCTCACTGTCGCTGTGATTGTCGCGCCCGCCGAACGAGCAGACGTTCGTAACGATGTATCCATCTGGCACAGAATACGTAACGGCAACAGGCTCGTTTTCTTCCCCCTCCTTGTTGGTGTAGTCCTCGATCGTAACGAGATCTTCTCCCTCTGTGTGAACGAACTCGCCGGAGCTGAAATCGTATTTGCCCGTAAACCCATCAAGGCACTCACAGTCCTCCTGTGGATTTCCTTGAGTTACCCCTGCAGCCACACTGGTCGCTAGAACGCTCACAACACTCATCGCCCCAACCCCCTTCAGCACTACCCTGCGATTGATTTCTGAACTGTCGGTCTCTATCGAACTTTGGTTTTTCATTGATTGTCAACCCCCCAAGTTAGTGAGGTGCAACAACCTGTTTCCTGTACAGAGATATAATATATTTTTCA
Above is a window of Natronorubrum tibetense GA33 DNA encoding:
- a CDS encoding RNA-binding protein, with protein sequence MPQIPLHYVDLRTFCYATEDEKRVEEALRTFLPEEFEIERAESEGHFGDRILVLSARVERADEVRHVLSRLADLESFDDLIDELDERVTENTELFLRLDKQGAFAGDVRLGEGITFRGKVEAYPAKKEQAVENAEEVLERLRDDE
- a CDS encoding succinylglutamate desuccinylase/aspartoacylase family protein; protein product: MRRRTFVAGAGTMLTVIAATGAVSRPSGNESLLEAARQPGDAGEASITTETILPDTVHETSLFEIDAPEEGPTAMVFGGVHGDERSGIEVAREITDWHPNAGTLVVVPETDRVAVENDEREGIDGDLNRQFPADGEPTTDLARGIWDAVERYEPDVVLDLHRSLGIYGLHREYVGQAIFHSPDARGDDLADRLDDDAVPWYLPFHRFTARESGSSGPLLFQKAARDLEASAYLFETTEFMFDRETKVQLTRLATAHVLELHGLLAVGGDA